TCGCCGCTCCCGTGTGGCGGCGGTGGCTCCGGCTGCTGAAGGCGCGGCGCGCGCAGCTCGCGGCGCCGGGCGCCACGGGTCCGGTCTACGCCCTCGACCTCTCCGACCAGTGGGCGCGCAGCGAGTTCGGTCAGGCGCTGGCCGGACTGCCGCCGGAGAGCACCATGGGCGCCGCGCCGACGGCGGAGCGCGTCGGCCCCGCCGGGCTGCTCGTCGCGCCGATCCTCGCGCGCGACGGCGCGGTGCTCGCCACGCTCGTGCAGGAGCTGCCCGACCGGTGGCCGCCCTCACCCGACGTGGTGCGCGCCGTGGAGCTGCTCGGCCAGCAGATCGGGCACCACGTGGCGGAGGCGCGGCTCGCCGCGCTCGCCGGGCGCCGCGCCGAGCGGCTGCAGCGGCTGCAGGAGGCCGGGGCCGCGCTCACCCGCTCGCTCGACGAGGGCGAGATCGTGCGCGAGCTGGCGAAGCAGGTGAGCCGCGTCGTCCCCGCCGACGGCATCGTCGTCGCGCACCCGGACCTCGAGAGCGGCGTGGTGCGCACCGCGCTGCGCCTCGTGCGCGGGCTGTCGCGTCCACGCGCCGACCAGCCGTTAGGCGCGGGCCCGCTCGCCGAAGCGGCGCGCAGCGGCGAGACCGTGCGCGTCGACGACTACGATCCGTCGCAGTCGCCGCTCGCCGCCGCCGACGACGTGGTCGGCGACGCGGGACCCGCCGGCTCGGTGCTCGTCATGCCGATGCGCGTCGGCACGCAGCTCGTCGGCGTCGTCGCCGTGCACGCCGCGGCGCCGCGCGCGTATCGCGCGGAGGACGAGGAGCTGCTCCGCGCGGTGACCGCGCAGGCCGGCACCGCGATCGCGAACGCGCGGCTGTTCGCGGAGAGCGAGGCGGAGCGTCGACAGAGCGAGGCGCTCGCCGAGGTGGCGCGCGCGGTCGGCGGCTCGCTCCGCTTCGGCGAGGTGCTGCGCCTCATCCTCCGCCACACGTCGGCGCTGCTGAAGGCGGGCGGCGCGTGCGTCGCGCTGAGGCGCGACGACTACCTGCACATCGTCGCCGGCGTCGGCGCGGCGAGCCTGCTCTCCGGCGTGCACGTGCCGGCGGGAGCGAGCATGATGGGGCGCTCGATGCAGGACGGCCGCCCGTACATCTCGAACGATGTCCCGCAGGACGAAGGCTACTACGCGCCGCTGCGCCGGGTCGCGCCGATCGAGAAGGCGGTGCTCGTGCCGCTCGTCGGCGCCGAAGGCCCGATCGGCGTGATCGTCGCCATCAACCGCGAGGCCGACTTCACCGATCTCGATGCGCGCGTGCTGCAGCGGCTCGCCGACCACGTCGCCGTCGCGATCGTGAACGCGCGTCTGTTCGAGGAGGTCACGTCGGCGACGCGCGAGTGGAAGGTCGCCTTCGACGCGGTGGCGGCGGGGCTCGTGGTGCTCGATGACCAGGGGCGCGTACGGCGATGCAACCAGCGCGCGGCGGAGCTGGCGGGCGCGCCCGGCCCGAAGGCGCTGCTCGGCCGCGGCTTCCGCGACGCGTTGGGCATCGCGCCCGCCGGCCGTCCGTCGCTCGACGCGCCCGCGTTCGACGTCATCGACCGCGCGCTGGCCCTCGGCGAGGAGGCGCGCGACATCGTGCGCGCGGCCACGCGCGGCGTGTGGCTCGACGTGCTCGCCTCGCCGCACCCCGACGGCGGCACGGTCGTGACGTTCCACGACGTCACCGCCGACCGCGAGCGCGCCGCGGCCCTCGCGCGCTCCGAGGCGCGCTACGAGCGCCTCGTCGAGTCCGCGACCGACGCGATCTTCACCGTCGACGCCGACGGGCGCATCACGTCGGTGAACCACGCCGTGGAGCGCGCGACGGGCCGCGAGCGCGAGGATCTCATCGGCGAGCGGTACGACGCGCTCCTCGCGAGCGCCGACGCGCGCGAGGTGGCGGCGGAGCTGCTCGCCGCGGCGCTGCGCGGCGAGCGTGTGCGGCGCGAGGTGCGCTTCCTCGACGCCGCGGGCGGCGCGCACACCGGGTCGCTCGTCGCCGCGCCGATCGTCGAGGACGCGATGGTGGTCGGCGTGCTCGGCGTCATGCGCGACGTGACCGACGAGCGACGGCTCTCCGATCAGCTCATGCAGCGCGAGAAGCTCGCGACGGTGGGCCGTCTCGTGCGCGGCATCGCGCACGAGCTGAACAACCCGCTCACGAGCGTGCTGACGCTCGCCGACCTGCTCGTCGGCGACGGCGCGGCGCCGGCCGATGACGACGAGCACACGCCCGATCCCGCCGACGTCCGCGACGCGGCGCTCGCCATCCGCGCCGAGGCGCGCCGCGCGGCGCGCATCATGGGGAAGCTGCACGCGTTCGCGCGTCAGCGCGCGCCCGAGCGCACGAGCACCGACGTGAATCGCGTCGTGCTCGACGCGCTCGAGCTGCGCCGCTACGCGCTGCGCATGCAGGAGGTCGACATCGACGTGGATCTCGACTACGAGCTGCCCGTGACGTGGGCCGACGCGAACCAGCTCCAGCAGGTGTTCCTGCAGATCGTCACCGCGTCGGAGCAGTCGCTCGCCGACGTGCCCGCGGGCAGCCGCCGCCTCGCGCTGCGCACGCGCCGCGTCGGCGACGCGATCGAGGCGGCGTTCGTCGACAGCGGACGCGGGTACAGCGACGAGCGCGCGGCACGGCTGCTCGAACCGTTCGGCGCGGGCGACGACACCGAGCACGACGCCGACCTCGCGGTGTCGAGCGAGATCGTGCGCGCGCACGGCGGCCGCATCCGCGTGGAGCGCGTGCCCGACGGCGGCGCCGCGGTGGTCGTCGAGCTCCCGTACGTGCCGCCCCCGGCGCTGAGCGCCGACGCGGGCGCGCTGCCGTTAGGCGCGGCGGGCGACGGGTGAGCGCGATCGACTCGCCGGTCGATCTGGCGCCGTTCGGTCTCGCGCTCGGCCACGCGACCGACGCCGACGGCGCCACGGGGCTCACCGTCGTACGCGGCATCGATGCGTCGTTCCGCGCCGCGGCGGCCATCGTCGGCCGCGCGACCGGCACGCGCGAGCTGCATGCCGCGTCGCCCGCGCATCTCGTCGACCGCGTCGACGCGATCCTGCTCACCGGCGGCTCCGCGTACGGCCTCGACGCCGCGGCCGGTGTGATGCGCTGGATGGAGGAGCGAGGGCGCGGCTTTCCGGTCGGCGCCGGCGTCGTGCCGATCGTCCCCGCGGCGGTGCTGTTCGACCTCGGACCGTTAGGCCGCTTCGACGCGCGTCCCACGCCGGCGATGGCGTACGACGCCTGCGACCGCGCGGCGCCGCTCGTCACGGAGCAGGGCAGCGTCGGCGCCGGCACCGGCGCCACCGTCGGCAAGGCGCTCGGCGCCGCGCGCGCGATGAAGGGGGGCGTCGGCTGCGTCGTCGTCGAGGGCGGTGGGATGCGCGCCACGGGCGTCGCGGCGGTGAACGCGTTCGGCGACGTGCGCGACGCGGACGGCCGCATCGTCGCCGGCGCGCGCGGGGAGAACGGGTTCGCGGACACGGCGGCGATGCTCGCGGCCGGCGTGGGCGGCGCCTCGCGCTTCGGTGCCGCGAGCGCGGCGTCGCCCGATGCGCTGCAGCACACGACGCTCTGCCTCGTCGCCGTCGACGCGCCGCTCGGCCGGCAGGCGCTCGCGCAGCTCGCGCGCGCCGCCACCGCCGCGCTCTATCGCCGCATCACGCCGTGCGGCACGACGTTCGACGGGGACACGGTGTTCGCCGTCTCGCCGCTCGGCACGCCGATCGACGATCCCGCGCTCGCGCTGCGCGCCGAGTCGCTCGCCGTGCGCGCGCTCGAGGCGGCGATCGAGCGCGCGGTGCGCGAGGCCGTCGGCCGCGACGGGATCCCGGGTCTCGCGGACGGCTCGTGAACTCCGG
This DNA window, taken from Gemmatirosa kalamazoonensis, encodes the following:
- a CDS encoding GAF domain-containing protein is translated as MAAPSSPVDSLVVLQDALLAAGRAAELGEQLRVLATALATLAGGQTTIVVRDESLAAIRTVQVRPAGGGVEDVPAADRSTIAAPVWRRWLRLLKARRAQLAAPGATGPVYALDLSDQWARSEFGQALAGLPPESTMGAAPTAERVGPAGLLVAPILARDGAVLATLVQELPDRWPPSPDVVRAVELLGQQIGHHVAEARLAALAGRRAERLQRLQEAGAALTRSLDEGEIVRELAKQVSRVVPADGIVVAHPDLESGVVRTALRLVRGLSRPRADQPLGAGPLAEAARSGETVRVDDYDPSQSPLAAADDVVGDAGPAGSVLVMPMRVGTQLVGVVAVHAAAPRAYRAEDEELLRAVTAQAGTAIANARLFAESEAERRQSEALAEVARAVGGSLRFGEVLRLILRHTSALLKAGGACVALRRDDYLHIVAGVGAASLLSGVHVPAGASMMGRSMQDGRPYISNDVPQDEGYYAPLRRVAPIEKAVLVPLVGAEGPIGVIVAINREADFTDLDARVLQRLADHVAVAIVNARLFEEVTSATREWKVAFDAVAAGLVVLDDQGRVRRCNQRAAELAGAPGPKALLGRGFRDALGIAPAGRPSLDAPAFDVIDRALALGEEARDIVRAATRGVWLDVLASPHPDGGTVVTFHDVTADRERAAALARSEARYERLVESATDAIFTVDADGRITSVNHAVERATGREREDLIGERYDALLASADAREVAAELLAAALRGERVRREVRFLDAAGGAHTGSLVAAPIVEDAMVVGVLGVMRDVTDERRLSDQLMQREKLATVGRLVRGIAHELNNPLTSVLTLADLLVGDGAAPADDDEHTPDPADVRDAALAIRAEARRAARIMGKLHAFARQRAPERTSTDVNRVVLDALELRRYALRMQEVDIDVDLDYELPVTWADANQLQQVFLQIVTASEQSLADVPAGSRRLALRTRRVGDAIEAAFVDSGRGYSDERAARLLEPFGAGDDTEHDADLAVSSEIVRAHGGRIRVERVPDGGAAVVVELPYVPPPALSADAGALPLGAAGDG
- a CDS encoding P1 family peptidase, whose protein sequence is MSAIDSPVDLAPFGLALGHATDADGATGLTVVRGIDASFRAAAAIVGRATGTRELHAASPAHLVDRVDAILLTGGSAYGLDAAAGVMRWMEERGRGFPVGAGVVPIVPAAVLFDLGPLGRFDARPTPAMAYDACDRAAPLVTEQGSVGAGTGATVGKALGAARAMKGGVGCVVVEGGGMRATGVAAVNAFGDVRDADGRIVAGARGENGFADTAAMLAAGVGGASRFGAASAASPDALQHTTLCLVAVDAPLGRQALAQLARAATAALYRRITPCGTTFDGDTVFAVSPLGTPIDDPALALRAESLAVRALEAAIERAVREAVGRDGIPGLADGS